A window of the Acidobacteriota bacterium genome harbors these coding sequences:
- a CDS encoding transposase has translation MARPLRLEHRGALWHVTSRGNNREMIFHDDDDRESFLGILAGVVALFNWRIHAWVLMSTHGVMGATLSFSPRG, from the coding sequence ATGGCTCGACCGCTCAGACTCGAACATCGGGGCGCTCTGTGGCATGTGACATCACGCGGCAACAACCGCGAGATGATCTTCCATGATGATGACGACCGCGAGTCGTTCCTTGGCATCCTCGCCGGAGTCGTCGCGCTCTTCAACTGGCGCATCCACGCCTGGGTTCTCATGAGCACCCACGGGGTAATGGGAGCCACACTTTCTTTTTCGCCCCGAGGCTAG
- a CDS encoding protein kinase: MIGRRLSHYTIEARLGKGGMGEVYQARDSRLERDVAIKILPETTADDESVRRFLKEARAASSLNHPNIVTVHAIEQEGSLHYIVMEEIDGASLSSVVRDPLNLERFLDIALQITSAMGAAHAAGIIHRDLKPANVMLTTSGVVKVVDFGLARLMRPEASTSSEDATVEWSGPLTRAGAMMGTIGYMAPEQVEGERATARSDVFALGVVFYEILTGKAAFRTSTPASTFAAILRDSPPPLSSVRDDLPAVLEQIVDRCLAKDPADRFADGGEIHAALLELRRSLFERPAAISRRGPPLLIGTVVAAVLIVGILTALWWRHDSKIRWARNVAPAEIERLMDSDDPVAAFMLAKRARAIAPDDSQVQQAWTNLTKPVTIESEPPGAEVEIRSYRGDADSPWVSIGRTPLRSVDLPFPLVRYRISLDGYITSETAPGFEGEARFFRLYRPDESHARMVPVGGGPSTIAGRTVTLPDFWIDQYEVTNAEFKKFVDGGGYGRRELWKDPFTRGEETLSWDETVSGFVDRTGQPGPAGWELGSFAKGQENHPVEGISWYEAVAYADFVGKTLPTVFHWKRAAVNDGIFFDVLALSNFEGEGVVPVGSLGGLGHWGTYDMAGNVREWCINAVDQRRYALGGSWLDPGYSYVELDAQDPLSRRAGYGMRLMSIAAPVPEALKEDVRPDTFEIPPPVDDATFRLIAGAFAYDRLPLTERTEEIDDTHDGWRKERVSFDAAYGGERITTYVFIPKNAQPPYQTILYFPGSDATVMKSSRHLWLRMVEFYIRSGRVLVFPVYKGTYERQVAPPQGQNAARELRIQQVKDISRTLDYLQSRSDIDPQRIGYYGLSLGASVGALATTLDPRFRSSVLFGTGFYPAYFTPERPPETQPHNFLPRLQVPTLLIGGRYDFTLPVESAQKPFFDMIGTSKKKHVVFDGGHVPTEFNDVIREILAWTDQWMGPVQRTAPR, from the coding sequence ATGATCGGACGAAGACTCTCTCACTACACGATTGAGGCTCGCCTTGGAAAAGGCGGGATGGGTGAGGTTTATCAGGCACGCGACAGCCGTCTCGAGCGCGACGTCGCGATCAAGATCCTTCCTGAGACGACCGCGGACGACGAAAGCGTGCGGCGTTTCCTCAAGGAGGCGCGCGCCGCGTCGTCTCTGAATCATCCAAACATCGTCACCGTCCATGCGATCGAGCAGGAGGGCTCTCTCCATTACATCGTGATGGAGGAGATCGACGGCGCTTCCCTCTCTTCGGTCGTCCGGGATCCGTTGAACCTCGAGCGTTTTCTCGACATCGCGCTGCAGATCACGAGCGCGATGGGAGCCGCCCATGCAGCGGGGATCATTCATCGCGATCTAAAGCCGGCAAATGTGATGCTCACGACCTCCGGCGTGGTCAAAGTGGTCGATTTCGGACTCGCGCGTCTGATGCGGCCTGAGGCTTCCACGAGCTCGGAGGATGCGACAGTCGAATGGAGCGGTCCACTCACCAGGGCGGGCGCAATGATGGGGACCATCGGCTACATGGCGCCGGAACAGGTTGAGGGCGAGAGGGCAACCGCGCGCTCCGACGTCTTTGCGCTCGGCGTCGTCTTCTATGAGATTCTGACCGGCAAGGCAGCTTTCAGAACGAGTACCCCGGCCTCGACTTTCGCAGCGATTCTCCGTGATTCGCCACCGCCGCTGTCGTCAGTCAGAGACGATCTTCCTGCCGTGCTGGAGCAGATCGTCGATCGTTGTCTCGCCAAGGACCCGGCGGATCGTTTCGCGGATGGTGGCGAGATTCACGCGGCGCTGCTCGAACTGCGACGCAGTCTGTTCGAGAGGCCGGCAGCGATCAGCCGGCGCGGCCCCCCGCTGCTGATCGGAACAGTCGTCGCGGCCGTGCTGATCGTTGGGATTCTCACCGCCCTCTGGTGGCGGCATGACTCGAAGATTCGCTGGGCCAGAAATGTGGCGCCGGCGGAGATCGAGCGGCTGATGGACAGTGACGATCCCGTCGCCGCCTTCATGCTCGCGAAGCGCGCGAGGGCCATCGCACCCGACGACTCACAAGTTCAACAGGCGTGGACGAATCTGACGAAACCGGTGACGATCGAGAGCGAGCCGCCGGGGGCAGAGGTGGAGATCCGTTCCTACCGCGGTGATGCCGACTCACCGTGGGTTTCCATCGGACGGACCCCTCTTCGTTCTGTCGACCTCCCGTTTCCCCTGGTTCGCTATCGCATTTCGCTCGATGGCTACATCACCAGCGAGACCGCTCCCGGCTTTGAAGGTGAGGCGCGGTTCTTCCGTCTTTACCGTCCGGACGAGAGTCATGCGCGAATGGTTCCCGTTGGGGGCGGCCCATCCACTATCGCCGGGAGGACGGTCACCCTGCCTGACTTCTGGATCGATCAGTACGAAGTCACCAACGCCGAGTTCAAGAAGTTTGTCGACGGAGGGGGATACGGGCGGCGGGAGCTCTGGAAAGATCCCTTCACTCGAGGGGAAGAGACACTCTCGTGGGACGAGACGGTGAGCGGCTTCGTCGATCGGACGGGACAACCGGGGCCAGCCGGATGGGAGCTGGGCAGTTTTGCGAAGGGACAGGAGAACCATCCCGTCGAGGGAATCAGCTGGTACGAAGCGGTCGCGTATGCAGACTTCGTAGGCAAGACTCTTCCCACCGTCTTCCACTGGAAGCGAGCCGCGGTGAATGACGGGATTTTTTTCGACGTGCTGGCGCTGAGTAACTTCGAAGGGGAGGGTGTCGTGCCGGTGGGATCCCTCGGAGGGCTGGGGCACTGGGGCACGTACGACATGGCTGGGAACGTGAGGGAATGGTGCATCAATGCCGTCGACCAGAGACGCTATGCGCTCGGCGGCTCGTGGCTCGATCCCGGTTACTCTTATGTCGAGCTCGATGCGCAGGATCCTCTGTCACGCAGGGCAGGCTATGGCATGCGACTGATGTCGATCGCAGCGCCCGTTCCCGAGGCCTTGAAGGAGGATGTCCGGCCGGACACCTTCGAGATTCCTCCGCCGGTGGATGACGCCACCTTCCGGCTGATTGCGGGTGCGTTCGCGTATGACCGGTTGCCGCTCACCGAGCGGACCGAGGAAATCGACGATACGCATGACGGCTGGCGAAAGGAGCGGGTTTCGTTCGACGCCGCGTACGGCGGCGAGCGAATCACAACTTACGTCTTCATCCCGAAGAACGCGCAGCCTCCCTACCAGACGATCCTGTACTTTCCGGGCAGCGACGCTACCGTCATGAAGTCGAGCCGGCACCTCTGGCTGCGGATGGTCGAGTTCTACATCCGCAGCGGAAGAGTGCTGGTGTTTCCCGTCTACAAAGGGACCTACGAGCGCCAGGTCGCGCCACCGCAGGGACAGAATGCCGCGCGCGAGCTGCGGATCCAGCAAGTGAAAGACATCAGCAGAACTCTCGATTATCTGCAGAGCAGAAGCGACATCGACCCGCAGAGGATCGGTTATTATGGGCTGAGTCTTGGTGCGAGTGTGGGAGCGCTGGCGACGACGCTCGATCCGCGGTTCCGATCGTCGGTTCTCTTCGGAACTGGTTTCTATCCAGCCTACTTCACACCGGAGCGGCCGCCCGAGACCCAGCCTCACAATTTCCTGCCGAGGCTGCAGGTGCCGACGCTGCTCATCGGCGGCCGCTACGACTTTACGCTTCCGGTGGAGTCGGCGCAGAAGCCGTTCTTCGACATGATCGGGACATCGAAAAAGAAGCATGTGGTATTCGACGGAGGGCACGTTCCGACCGAGTTCAACGACGTCATCAGGGAAATCCTCGCCTGGACCGATCAGTGGATGGGACCCGTGCAAAGGACGGCGCCGCGCTGA
- a CDS encoding transposase, with product MARPLRLEHRGALWHVTSHGNNHEMIFHDGDDHESFLGILAGVVALFNWDVHAWVLMGNHYHILLSTPEPTLSRGMQRLNQRYAQDSNRKYDRCGHLFQGRLTPHFRR from the coding sequence ATGGCTCGGCCGCTCAGACTCGAACATCGCGGTGCTCTCTGGCACGTGACATCGCACGGCAACAACCACGAAATGATCTTCCATGATGGTGACGACCACGAGTCGTTCCTCGGCATCCTCGCCGGTGTCGTCGCGCTCTTCAACTGGGACGTCCATGCCTGGGTCCTGATGGGCAACCACTACCACATCCTTCTCTCCACGCCCGAGCCGACGCTCTCCCGCGGGATGCAGCGGCTCAACCAGCGCTACGCGCAGGATTCCAACCGGAAGTACGACCGATGCGGGCATCTCTTTCAGGGACGGTTGACTCCTCATTTCCGTCGGTGA
- a CDS encoding cupin domain-containing protein, producing the protein MTKQPINFREKLAKFSEHWSPRVVAEMNEYQFKLVKFQGEFVWHDHKDTDEVFIVLEGEMEIGLRDGAVTIRAGEMFVVSKGVEHITRATRECHALVIEPRGVVNTGDTGGALTAPNDAWV; encoded by the coding sequence ATGACAAAGCAACCCATCAACTTCCGTGAGAAGCTCGCGAAATTCTCCGAACACTGGTCGCCGCGCGTCGTCGCCGAAATGAACGAGTACCAGTTCAAGCTCGTGAAGTTCCAGGGCGAGTTCGTATGGCACGACCATAAAGACACTGACGAGGTGTTTATTGTGCTAGAGGGTGAAATGGAAATCGGACTCCGTGATGGTGCGGTCACCATCCGCGCTGGCGAAATGTTTGTCGTTTCCAAAGGCGTGGAGCACATTACGCGAGCAACCCGAGAGTGCCACGCTCTGGTTATCGAACCTCGGGGTGTTGTAAATACAGGCGACACCGGCGGTGCGCTGACTGCACCGAATGACGCCTGGGTATAG
- a CDS encoding VOC family protein, with protein sequence MITGIHHVQLAMPRGLEAQARAFYSEVLGMTERAKPANLAGRGGAWFTAGHAEIHLGVEDDFRPAKKAHPAFLVSDVATLSEKCAAAGYEVKSDEPLPGFQRVYVTDPFGNRLELLQPATGG encoded by the coding sequence ATGATTACTGGAATTCATCACGTACAACTCGCGATGCCAAGAGGTCTTGAAGCGCAGGCACGTGCGTTCTACAGCGAAGTGCTCGGAATGACCGAGCGTGCCAAACCGGCAAATCTCGCCGGGCGAGGAGGTGCTTGGTTTACCGCTGGGCACGCAGAAATACACCTCGGCGTAGAGGACGACTTCCGCCCGGCCAAGAAAGCTCATCCTGCATTCTTAGTCTCCGACGTCGCTACGCTCTCCGAGAAGTGCGCAGCAGCTGGGTACGAGGTCAAGAGCGACGAGCCTCTGCCGGGCTTCCAGAGGGTGTACGTCACGGATCCGTTCGGCAACCGACTCGAGCTCCTGCAGCCAGCGACCGGCGGCTAA
- a CDS encoding right-handed parallel beta-helix repeat-containing protein, producing the protein MKRGFRLNRTLVGAALLLATASLAHAQEARMAVTTPADTVRVAAPTGERVTDRENVQAAFDAVQPGGTVVFAAGAYVVGGEGLVLRTPGVALRGDPDGTTLLGCSRKQRRSLPAGAFSEFSEACGDGFVLAAEAQRVSDLHFESFSLALSIREATESETQGRSASFTGGHVVEDNSFHDGFSFQIVLDADSTVRVRRNVFRNVWHAVAIGGRNIHVTENDISVPEPERVPFGYAGVAIGIRPLGEDGACSSMIVEDNRIDGHTEAVAIAVFPQDPGSVCSDIKVRDNEIFMRPVRMPDGGDQAGRLAIAPAIRLFNAQRLVAEGLMTWGEHWMPEGGWPDALSGGRISDVRVEANRITGAVGIGIEAAHVTDTRIVDNEIEVRPATTRRSRKGSPSAGMVDLAFGYCWVSWTR; encoded by the coding sequence ATGAAGCGAGGTTTTCGGCTCAATCGCACCTTGGTGGGGGCGGCGCTGCTTCTGGCCACGGCTTCGCTCGCACATGCGCAGGAAGCGCGGATGGCTGTGACTACGCCCGCCGACACCGTTCGTGTCGCCGCGCCTACAGGTGAGCGGGTGACCGACCGGGAGAACGTCCAGGCTGCCTTCGACGCGGTGCAGCCCGGCGGCACGGTCGTGTTCGCGGCCGGGGCCTACGTCGTAGGCGGCGAGGGCCTGGTGCTTCGCACGCCGGGCGTCGCACTTAGGGGCGACCCCGACGGCACGACGCTGCTGGGGTGCTCGCGGAAGCAGCGCAGGTCCCTCCCTGCTGGCGCATTCTCCGAATTCTCCGAGGCATGCGGCGACGGCTTCGTCCTCGCGGCGGAGGCGCAACGGGTCTCGGATCTCCACTTCGAGTCATTCAGCCTCGCGCTCAGTATCCGAGAGGCGACGGAGAGCGAGACGCAGGGACGCTCCGCCTCCTTCACCGGTGGGCACGTGGTCGAGGACAACTCGTTTCATGACGGGTTCAGCTTTCAAATCGTTCTGGATGCGGACTCGACCGTGCGGGTCCGGCGAAATGTGTTCCGCAACGTGTGGCATGCGGTTGCGATTGGCGGCCGCAATATCCACGTGACGGAGAACGACATCTCGGTTCCCGAGCCGGAGAGGGTGCCGTTCGGGTATGCGGGTGTCGCGATCGGAATCCGCCCGCTCGGTGAGGATGGCGCGTGTTCCTCCATGATCGTGGAGGACAACCGGATCGACGGTCACACGGAGGCCGTGGCGATTGCGGTCTTCCCCCAGGACCCGGGCAGTGTGTGTTCCGACATCAAGGTACGTGACAACGAGATCTTCATGCGCCCGGTCCGAATGCCGGACGGGGGCGACCAGGCCGGTCGGCTCGCCATTGCACCGGCAATCCGGCTCTTCAATGCCCAGCGACTCGTGGCTGAGGGCCTGATGACCTGGGGCGAACACTGGATGCCGGAGGGCGGATGGCCCGACGCGCTGTCCGGGGGGCGCATTTCCGACGTGCGCGTGGAAGCCAATCGCATCACCGGCGCCGTGGGCATTGGCATTGAGGCCGCGCACGTCACGGACACCCGCATCGTGGACAACGAGATCGAGGTCCGGCCCGCCACGACCCGGAGGAGCAGGAAGGGCTCACCGTCGGCGGGAATGGTGGACCTGGCGTTTGGGTACTGCTGGGTCTCGTGGACGAGGTGA